One stretch of Pseudomonas fluorescens Q2-87 DNA includes these proteins:
- a CDS encoding cysteine hydrolase family protein, with product MNTALLIIDVQHALCSGEEECFDSQRIIQTINDLGAKARAVGLTVILVQHEELEGSLAHGSAGWQLADSLLTVPDDLRVRKTTPDAFYQTDLLSLLQARGIDRLVICGLQTDYCVNATVRQAHALGYEVVLVADAHSTVDNGSMAAQQIIANHNDRLGRLSSAVSRIDVLAAAEVRF from the coding sequence ATGAACACCGCTTTGTTGATCATCGATGTCCAGCATGCGCTGTGCAGCGGCGAGGAAGAATGCTTCGACAGCCAGCGCATTATCCAGACCATCAACGATCTGGGCGCCAAGGCCCGGGCTGTCGGTTTGACTGTGATCCTGGTCCAGCACGAAGAGTTGGAAGGCTCGCTGGCCCATGGTTCGGCCGGTTGGCAATTGGCGGACAGCCTGCTGACCGTGCCGGATGACTTGCGCGTGCGCAAGACCACGCCGGATGCGTTCTACCAGACCGATCTGTTGTCGCTGTTGCAGGCCCGTGGGATTGACCGTCTGGTGATCTGCGGGTTGCAAACCGATTATTGCGTCAACGCCACGGTGCGCCAGGCCCATGCCTTGGGGTATGAAGTGGTTTTGGTTGCCGATGCCCATTCCACCGTGGACAACGGCAGCATGGCGGCGCAGCAGATCATTGCCAACCACAACGACAGGCTGGGACGTTTGAGCAGTGCGGTGTCGCGAATCGATGTGCTGGCGGCGGCGGAGGTGCGCTTTTAG